The Candidatus Berkiella aquae sequence ATTTTTTGCCATTAGAATTCACCTTGCTCATTATTTATATTTAGAGTGGTGGCTACTATTATTTAGTTCTCCAGATTCAAATATCGTTAAAATTCAAAATATTAGACTGGGCTAGCTCGGTTCTTTCAATTGATATACACCGATTGTTAAGGTTATAGTGTCGTTCGAATCAGAGTAGTAATGACAGGCAACAAACCAATGAAAGAACTCAATCTTGATGAATGTTTACTGGTAAATGGCGGCGATAAATTTGCAGATGCAGCAGCCGTCGGCGGCTTAATGAGTACTGTCACCGGTGCAACTCTCGGCCTTATCTTTTATCAGGATATTGGCATTAATATTGTGGGTGGATTTTTTATTGGTAGCACCGTTGGCTTAACCGTTGGATTTATTGTTCCATTTGTTGGCCTTGGTATTTTTACCGGCATTCAAAAAACCCATGAATTTTTTGGGCGTTAGTCGCTGTTAGTTCGCGAAGCGAACGTTACAGCGACTTACGTCCCGGCGTAGTCGTCATTGCAAGCAATGACAGACGGAGACGGACTGTTTCAGATGACGGCTTACCCTCGGCGTAGTCGTCATTGCAAGCAATGACAGACGGAGACGGACTGTTTCAGATGACGGCTTACCCTCGGCGTAGTCGTCATTGCAAGCAATGACAGACGAAGACGGACTGTTTCAGATGACGGCTTACCCTCGGCGTAGTCGTCATTGCAAGCAATGACAGACGAAGACGGACTGTTTCAGATGACGGCTTACCCTCGGCGTAGTCGTCATTGCAAGCAATGACAGACGAAGACGGACTGTTTCAGATGACGACTTACTCACTGCTTTCCATGCTGCAATTAAGCTACCCGCCGTCGCCACGGCTATGGCGGGCAAGCGCAAGACAAGCAAGCCTCAGCCTCCAGCTACACCCACAAAGTGAACATAGCAATGTGAACGCTTATAAACAAAAAGACATCCATTTAATATGATTAAATGGATGTCTTTCGTACCACTCGATAATAAAAATTATCTTTGTGGTTTGCTTGGGTTATCCTTTCTACCCATATCTTTATTATGGCCTGGTTGTCCTGTTTGGCCTGGACGTTGTGGTTGTCCTGCTTGACGTTGTTGTTGTTCTCTTTCACGACGTTGACGTTCTTCTTGCTCTTTCTTTGGATCGTGACCCATGGTGCATACTCCTATTTATTAATGAAAGACAGTTCAATTTATGCAGTCTGTATATCTTGCTCATGGAGGTCTTTGTTTCCATAAGCTTCACATAAAAGATAGCCTAAAAGTCTTGCGTAAAATGAAATTTTTTAGCCAGTGTAAATTTATCTTGTGGTTATTTCAGTGATTGCCCATGGGAGCCAATAAGCAGACTCTGCACCATGTTCAGGATCATCGATATAATCATTAGCTTTGATGGCATCCGTTAAATCCGAAATTAAGCCATACTGATTCAATTGAATATTGAGTGATTTGCTAATTTCAACATGGAAATTATCGCAATAAAATGAATGGAATACGCCTGTTTCAAATCCCAATATTTCAAAACCTCTAAAATGATCAAGATGATTACTTATTTTTCCCGCTTGTAAGCATTCGTAAACGCCCGTTAAACCAACAGCTTGGTTACTTGGATTTTCACTTTCTAAAATGATATCTCGATATTCTGCCGTGGTGGCAATTTGCAAAATTTTAATATCAGGAACCCAAGAGAGGTATTTTTTAGCAAATGTCATTGCAGGTTCCGGCTCAAAAAACATTTCTTGCCAGCCCAATTTATTTTGCTTAAACAAATCATCACATTCAGTCATAAATTGCTTCAATTCAGAAGACGTGAGTTTTAGTGCTTTTTGATATCGCTCGAGTTTATTCGGTTTGTCGTTATCATTCACCCAGCTCAAACATTCAACGATAGGATGAATATGACAAATACAGTTGCTTAAACTCCATATACGCAGAGGTAACATTGCCTCGTCTAAACGCATCGAGGGATTGGCTAAATGTGAAGGTGTGCTCCCTTGGACAATAAAGTATCCACCAATATAGAAATCCATCTACCCTCTTCCAACAATGCATAAGCCAACTAGCTTTTTAGGTCACATGACAGCCTACATGCCACATGGTAAAATCGCCTACCTATTCTAGTTGTTCTTTGGGATAAAACTCATGTCAAACGAGCGCCCTGTAACTTTAGCAGATTTAAAACCTTATCAACCCTTTGGTATTCCAGTACTAAAGCTATTAGGTATGCTAACCCTACTTTCTTGTTTTATAACAATCGCTTACGAAGTATTATTCTAGCATCCCTTTCTTGGCCCCGGTGGCACAGTGGATAGCGCGGCCCCCTCCTAAGGGGCAGGTCGCAGGTTCGATTCCTGCCCGGGGCACCAGTTACTTGTCCAACAAGTATCACTAGGTAACAATAGAGATTAAAAAAATATAGTAAATTCAATATATTAACCTGGTTTAACATCCAAGCACATTTTTTAAGCGCTCTTGAGTTCCACCCCTATTTGGGGGTATAAGGTGGGGTATCTGAGATTGGACCCCAAAAAAGTACCCCCAAAATGCCTTTGACCGATATAGTAATTAGAAAAACAAAGCCAACTGACAAGCAGATGAAACTGTTTGATAGTAAAGGACTTTATTTGCTATTGAAACCTAATGGGGCACGCTATTGGCGTATGAAATATCGCTTTGCCAATAAAGAGAAAGCGATGGCTCTGGGGGTATATCCGGAAGTGTCTTTGGCAGAAGCTCGTGAACTTAGAGACGATGCTAGGAAAAAATTAAAACAAAATTTAGATCCCGTTAATGAAAGAAAGCAAGCTAAGATAACTGCTTATATTGAAGCGACCAACCAGTTTGAAACCGTGGCGATGGAATGGTTAGAGCGCCAGAAGAACCGTTGGACACCCAAGCATACCACCAAGATCTTGAATGCTTTTAAAAGATATATTTTCCCCGATTTGGGGCATCGCTCTATCGTTGAAATTAATGCGCCCGAGCTGTTACGTACCATGCGTAAAATTGAAGCTAAAGGCCTTCATGAAACTTGTATTAAAGTTTTACAAAGTTGTGGTGCGGTTTTTCGTTATGGTATTGTCACTGGCCGTTGTGACCGCAACCCTGCAGCTGATTTACGGGGTGCATTAACCCACCCTGTTTCTACACCGCAAGCAGCATTATCTGCTCAAGAATTACCAGAGTTTTTAAGAACATTGAAGTTATACCAAGGGCATAGACTAACCAAGGTGGCAATTAACTTAATTGTCCTCACCTTTGTGCGCACCACTGAATTAAGAGCAGCGGAATGGAAAGAGTTCGATCTAGATGCTAAAGAACCAATCTGGCGTATTCCAGCAGCTCGCATGAAAATGCGCAGCGACCATTTGGTGCCCCTTGCCCCTCAAGCTGTTGAATTATTACGCCACGTTCATCAAATAAGCGGTAGAAGTCGCTTGGTCTTTCCAAGCCAAGCCTCTCCTTCTAAACCCATAAGTCAAAACACCATGATTTATGCGTTATATCGCATGGGTTATCACACCCGAGCCACCATGCATGGGTTTAGAGCAACCGCTTCCACCATTTTAAATGAACAAGGCTGGCGCGCTGACGTGATTGAACGTCAACTTGCGCATACTGAACGAAACAAGGTTAGAGCAGTTTATAACCGTGCTGAATACCTGAGCGAACGTCGTGAAATGATGCTGGCTTGGGCGGATTATTTGGATGGGTTAACTTAGTCACACGGGTACAAATTCATGGAATTAGAAGGTTTAATCTCATTATATGAATATAAAGATAATGATGAAGCGGTGCTTAGAATTTATATAGCAGCGCTCATGAATAAAATTGAACTTTATATTCAATCAACTTATTTTGATCAATTTGTAAAATTAGAAAAACAACATGTTCAATTAATTCGTTCTATGCATCCAAAAAAAGCAGAAGTCTCGTTTAAGCTACCTTTGGATGAAGATCAAACACGAAATATCTTTTTCCCAGACACTAATACCCAATTAGCAAATTTTACTGACCTTTGGGCCTATAAAATTCAGACCGAAAAAATTCTAAATCAAGTTAATTCACCACAACTAAAATTAAACGAAACAGAAAGAAATTATATGCTCAAATTAATTTTGGGAATGGCTGTTACATCATTTGGTTTTAATCCTCACGATAATAAAAATCTTGCAACGGGTAACAAGCCAGGTAGTATCAAAGCTGAGCTTTCAAGTATTGGACTTGCTATCGATGAAGATACCATACGTAAATACTTGAAAGAGGCTAAAGGGCGATATCCTTATGTCAGGCCTCGAGAGATAAAAAATCTTAATGAATCAATTAAGACTTGATAGGATTGTAAAACAACTTGTTGTATATGACTTTATACCAACTTCCACTTGTATTCTAATTTTTGCAGCGCAATTGAGACTTGAGTAAGAAAGAAGACCAATTTAGGAATTCCAGTTACTAGAGCGATTTTGCGCTTCTGCGGCCCGCAGAAATGATGTGGAGGGGGGACCCGGTTAAAAATCATTTTAATGTTAGCTTTCCCGATTTTTTCCCCTGAGATAAACAATATGCCCATTCACGCCAAGCTGTGATTATTTCAGCTAATTTTAGTTCTTCGTCTTTATTAAGTTCTCTACCAATTCTTGTTCTTACCCATTCGTCAATTCTATCTCCTCCTAATGAAGAATGATGCTCAAAAAAACCTTCTAATACCATACTTCTTGTATGGCCACTTAATTCAGAAAATAAACTCCAAGCTGTATTACCTTGAATATATTTAGAGATATTTTCAATCATTTCTTCTTTATTCATTATTCTTTCTCCATAATAAACAACTTAAATTTAATTTACAGCAAATTGTTATTTTTAATCACATCAAACTTAGATTTATCTTCATCAAAAAAATGATGTGTATACTTAGTTTTTGTTAAATTATAATCTTGGTCGAATTCTACTCGAGCGACATCGGCACTATCAAAAATTGCAAAGGAACCATATCTCAACTTGGTAGGTAAATCTAATTCATGATGTTGTAACAAATTATTGGCCAGATGTGCCAAACTATTATTTATGTAATAATAGCTATTTACTTTTGATCCCTCTCTTCTGTATGGCTCAGGCATTACAGTTAAATATCTACCTCCATCACAACTTATAACAAATAAATTTTTTAGCACAGTTAAATGGTACATTAAAAAATATCTGGTTTTATAAGCCTTGGAATCAGGGTTCTTTGTGGCCCAAGACTCATCAAACTGTTCATGATCACCATCAAAATTTGAAATCGCAAAAGTAAATTCAGGAAATTGGGTGTAATAAATACACTCGGCACCGCTATGAAGGTGTCCTTTGCTCCATTTTTCTGGATTTTGTAAATATTCATGCATTCTTTCATTCACAGTTTTATCTAAGCCAAATCTTTCTTTATACATTCTTTCAATTTCAGAATCGGTAGCCGTTTCTAAAGATGAAACATTTCTATCTGCATTTCTTGTATATACTGTTCCGGCATTTATAATGGCATGCCCCTCTTTCTTCTGCTTAATAAGGAAATAAGGTTTATCAGATACATCAGCAATAACAAGAATATCCACTTCATGGTTATCTTTTTTCTCTGTATACAAATCAATGTTCGGATTGTGATTAAAATTTGAATTTTTGATTAAATCAGATATTTGAGAAAGCTTCTTGCGATTTGCATCATTTTCAATTCCAACCACATTTTTATAATCATCAATACCAAAGACTATATATTTATTTTTTTTGGAATGTGAGTTCGCAAGGCAAAGTATATCGTGAATTAGTTTTGCAGTATTTTGATGATATTGCCGTTTAAAATCAAGATATTCCGATTCGCTTTCGGTTAATAATTCTTCCAAAGTTAATCTGTTCATAAACACTTTCATAACTAAGAACATGTAAATTTAGATTATAAATGAAAATGTAGTTTTACTTAAAGGTTGGAATTTTTGCACTGATCAAATTAACAACAATTATATTTTAATCAATAGTCTATGTTAAATTAACCATATGATACTAAGGAATATCATTAATGATAAATAAACAATTTGGATTGTATCAAATAAGATTTTCTCCACCGCCTTCCATCCCCGGGCCAATACGTTCTTTTGATACAGTAGAAGAAGCTAAAGAATATATAAATACTCCTAAGGATCCCTTAATAGGAGATGCTTGGATTATCGTAGAAAGCACGAATGGTGGAAATCATAAATTTATCGAGTGCATACCAATAAAAACTCGATAGAGATTATTTAGGCATAAAGACTAGTGTTTCACTATCAATAGTTCCTTGCACATAAGGCTGATTATACTCAGCCTTTCCTACTCTCACCGTCAAATTATCTAAAGCTTGATAGGTACAACCATCATGCGTATGACCACAAAGCGTCAAAATATCGATAGCTGGATTCTCTATCGCAAAACGAGTTAAAACTTCACCTGTAACTTTTGAGCTGAAGAACGGCAAATAATCATCAGAACTTACTTTACCTTCATGCCTTGCTGCTTCTTTAAATGGAGGAACATGGGTGATGACTATAATCTTTCTAGGATTTTGTTTTGCAGCCACACATAATTTCTCATATAAACCATGGGCATCTTCATCAGCTAATTGCTGCATTTTCTCAAGCAACTGGAATCTGCCCAGAATCTTTTGCTGAAATAACTCAGTAATCATTCGGCTATCATTTATGACTGCATAACTATTGACATAATCACCATATCGTCCATCAGCCCAACCATCTACTCCCACTAATAACACCTCATTATCCAAAGTAATGGGATCACACGCATTCAGCCAAAACAGTAATGGATGATTATTAGTTAATAAACCCACTAATTCACGAACTTCAACAATTTGGCCACGATAATAGTCATGGTTCCCTAGTACAAAATAAATGGGTTTTTTAAAAGAATCTCCCATTTCATGCAGAATAAGAGAAAGCACGTTTGCTTCCGCGATATCACCACTAATTGCAATAGCATCAATATCGTTTGGCAATGTTTGATAAAATTGCAATCGCCTCTTGGGATCTAAAAAATTAAGGTGAGGATCGGTTAACCAAGCTAATTTCATAAACAGCTACTTTTTATACTAACTTAATAAGTTGCAGTATTTTACGTTTCAATAAAGCAGTTTGCATATCAGCTAAACTACCATGTACAACTAAATGGCCAGGCAATGAATCA is a genomic window containing:
- a CDS encoding RNA-binding domain-containing protein gives rise to the protein MNRLTLEELLTESESEYLDFKRQYHQNTAKLIHDILCLANSHSKKNKYIVFGIDDYKNVVGIENDANRKKLSQISDLIKNSNFNHNPNIDLYTEKKDNHEVDILVIADVSDKPYFLIKQKKEGHAIINAGTVYTRNADRNVSSLETATDSEIERMYKERFGLDKTVNERMHEYLQNPEKWSKGHLHSGAECIYYTQFPEFTFAISNFDGDHEQFDESWATKNPDSKAYKTRYFLMYHLTVLKNLFVISCDGGRYLTVMPEPYRREGSKVNSYYYINNSLAHLANNLLQHHELDLPTKLRYGSFAIFDSADVARVEFDQDYNLTKTKYTHHFFDEDKSKFDVIKNNNLL
- a CDS encoding metallophosphoesterase; its protein translation is MKLAWLTDPHLNFLDPKRRLQFYQTLPNDIDAIAISGDIAEANVLSLILHEMGDSFKKPIYFVLGNHDYYRGQIVEVRELVGLLTNNHPLLFWLNACDPITLDNEVLLVGVDGWADGRYGDYVNSYAVINDSRMITELFQQKILGRFQLLEKMQQLADEDAHGLYEKLCVAAKQNPRKIIVITHVPPFKEAARHEGKVSSDDYLPFFSSKVTGEVLTRFAIENPAIDILTLCGHTHDGCTYQALDNLTVRVGKAEYNQPYVQGTIDSETLVFMPK
- a CDS encoding phage integrase central domain-containing protein, which produces MPLTDIVIRKTKPTDKQMKLFDSKGLYLLLKPNGARYWRMKYRFANKEKAMALGVYPEVSLAEARELRDDARKKLKQNLDPVNERKQAKITAYIEATNQFETVAMEWLERQKNRWTPKHTTKILNAFKRYIFPDLGHRSIVEINAPELLRTMRKIEAKGLHETCIKVLQSCGAVFRYGIVTGRCDRNPAADLRGALTHPVSTPQAALSAQELPEFLRTLKLYQGHRLTKVAINLIVLTFVRTTELRAAEWKEFDLDAKEPIWRIPAARMKMRSDHLVPLAPQAVELLRHVHQISGRSRLVFPSQASPSKPISQNTMIYALYRMGYHTRATMHGFRATASTILNEQGWRADVIERQLAHTERNKVRAVYNRAEYLSERREMMLAWADYLDGLT